A region from the Agrobacterium cucumeris genome encodes:
- the alaS gene encoding alanine--tRNA ligase, translated as MSGVNEIRSTFLDYFKKNGHEIVPSSPLVPRNDPTLMFTNAGMVQFKNVFTGLESRPYSTAASAQKCVRAGGKHNDLDNVGYTARHHTFFEMLGNFSFGDYFKEEAITHAWNLITKEFGIDRNRLLVTVYHTDDEAFNLWKKIAGFSDDRIIRIATSDNFWAMGDTGPCGPCSEIFYDHGDHIWGGPPGSPEEDGDRFIEIWNLVFMQYEQLTKEERIDLPRPSIDTGMGLERISALLQGKHDNYDTDLFRALIAASVEATGVPAEGEHRASHRVIADHLRSASFLIADGVLPSSEGRGYVLRRIMRRAMRHAELLGSREPLIYRLLPALIQQMGRAYPELVRAEALISETLKLEETRFRKTLERGLSLLSDATSTLHKGDMLDGETAFKLYDTYGFPLDLTQDALRAREIGVDISGFTDAMQRQKAEARSHWAGSGDTATETVWFELKEKLGATEFLGYDTETAEGVIQAIVRDGKAVDSAAEGETVQIIVNQTPFYGESGGQMGDTGVIVGETGSFDVTGTHKKGEGLFVHSGTVSKGGLKVDEAVQLTVDHDRRSRLRANHSATHLLHEALREVLGTHVAQKGSLVAPERLRFDVSHPKPMSAEELKVVEDMANEIVLQNSPVVTRLMSVDDAIAEGAMALFGEKYGDEVRVVSMGTGLHGAKANRPYSVELCGGTHVAATGQIGLIRILGESAVGSGVRRLEAVTGQGAFAYLAEQDERVKALASSLKVQPGDVLSRVEGLLDERKKLERELADARKKLAMGGGSSDAGANDVQQVAGVNFLAKSLAGIDAKDLKGLADEAKANIGSGVVLLIAVSEDGKASAVAAVTEDLTARFSAVDIVRTASAALGGKGGGGRPDMAQAGGPDGAKAQEAIEAVAAALAA; from the coding sequence ATGAGCGGTGTAAATGAAATTCGGTCGACCTTTCTCGACTACTTCAAAAAGAATGGACACGAGATCGTGCCCTCCAGCCCGCTGGTGCCGCGCAACGATCCGACATTGATGTTCACCAATGCCGGCATGGTGCAGTTCAAGAACGTCTTCACCGGTCTTGAAAGCCGTCCCTATTCCACCGCCGCTTCGGCGCAGAAATGCGTGCGCGCCGGTGGCAAGCATAACGACCTCGACAATGTCGGTTATACCGCCCGTCACCATACGTTCTTCGAAATGCTCGGCAATTTCTCCTTCGGCGATTATTTCAAGGAAGAGGCGATCACCCATGCCTGGAACCTGATCACCAAGGAATTCGGCATCGACCGCAACCGGCTGCTGGTCACGGTCTATCACACCGACGACGAGGCCTTTAATCTCTGGAAGAAGATCGCCGGTTTTTCCGACGACCGCATCATCCGCATTGCGACCAGCGACAATTTCTGGGCGATGGGCGATACCGGTCCCTGTGGTCCCTGTTCGGAAATCTTCTACGATCACGGTGATCATATCTGGGGTGGCCCGCCCGGCTCGCCGGAAGAGGATGGCGACCGGTTCATCGAGATCTGGAACCTCGTCTTCATGCAATATGAGCAGCTGACGAAGGAAGAACGCATCGACCTGCCGCGCCCGTCGATCGACACCGGCATGGGCCTCGAGCGCATTTCGGCACTGCTGCAGGGCAAACACGACAATTACGACACGGACCTGTTCCGCGCATTGATCGCCGCTTCCGTCGAGGCAACCGGGGTTCCGGCCGAAGGCGAGCACCGCGCCAGCCACCGGGTCATCGCCGATCATCTGCGTTCGGCCTCCTTCCTGATTGCCGATGGCGTTCTGCCATCAAGCGAAGGTCGTGGTTATGTTCTGCGCCGCATCATGCGCCGCGCCATGCGCCATGCCGAGCTCCTGGGCTCGCGCGAGCCGCTGATCTATAGGTTGCTGCCGGCGCTGATCCAGCAGATGGGTCGCGCCTATCCCGAACTGGTTCGGGCCGAGGCGCTGATTTCCGAGACACTGAAACTTGAGGAAACCCGTTTCCGCAAGACGCTGGAACGCGGCCTGTCGCTGCTGTCCGATGCTACTTCGACCCTGCACAAGGGCGATATGCTGGATGGCGAAACCGCCTTCAAGCTTTACGACACCTATGGTTTCCCACTCGATCTGACACAGGACGCGCTGCGCGCCCGCGAAATCGGCGTCGATATTTCCGGTTTTACCGATGCCATGCAGCGCCAGAAGGCGGAAGCCCGCTCGCACTGGGCCGGCTCCGGCGATACGGCAACGGAAACCGTGTGGTTCGAGCTGAAGGAAAAGCTCGGCGCAACGGAGTTCCTGGGCTACGACACCGAAACCGCTGAGGGCGTCATTCAGGCGATCGTCAGGGATGGCAAGGCAGTCGATAGTGCTGCCGAGGGCGAGACGGTGCAAATTATCGTCAACCAGACGCCATTTTACGGTGAATCGGGCGGCCAGATGGGCGATACCGGTGTCATCGTCGGCGAAACTGGCAGCTTTGATGTCACCGGAACCCACAAAAAGGGCGAAGGCCTTTTTGTGCACTCCGGCACGGTGTCCAAGGGTGGATTGAAGGTCGATGAAGCCGTACAGCTGACGGTCGATCATGATCGCCGTTCGCGTCTGCGTGCCAACCATTCCGCAACCCACCTGCTGCATGAGGCGCTGCGCGAAGTGCTCGGCACCCATGTTGCCCAGAAGGGTTCGCTGGTTGCGCCCGAGCGCCTGCGCTTCGACGTTTCACATCCCAAGCCGATGTCGGCCGAGGAGCTGAAGGTCGTTGAGGACATGGCGAACGAGATCGTGCTGCAGAACTCGCCTGTTGTCACCCGCCTGATGAGCGTTGACGATGCCATTGCCGAAGGTGCCATGGCGCTGTTCGGCGAAAAATACGGCGACGAGGTTCGCGTGGTGTCGATGGGCACCGGCCTGCATGGCGCAAAAGCCAATCGTCCCTATTCCGTTGAGCTTTGCGGCGGCACCCATGTGGCTGCCACCGGTCAGATTGGCCTCATCCGCATTCTCGGCGAAAGCGCTGTCGGTTCCGGCGTGCGTCGTCTTGAGGCCGTCACCGGTCAGGGTGCGTTCGCCTATCTTGCCGAGCAGGATGAGAGGGTGAAGGCTCTGGCGTCGTCGCTGAAGGTTCAGCCGGGCGACGTGCTGTCGCGCGTTGAAGGGCTGCTTGACGAGCGCAAGAAGCTGGAGCGTGAGCTTGCGGATGCCCGCAAGAAGCTGGCCATGGGCGGTGGTTCGTCGGATGCCGGCGCAAACGATGTGCAGCAGGTCGCGGGCGTCAATTTCCTTGCGAAATCGCTTGCTGGCATCGATGCCAAGGATCTCAAGGGTCTTGCCGATGAGGCCAAGGCCAATATCGGCTCCGGCGTTGTGCTGCTGATTGCGGTTTCCGAGGATGGCAAGGCAAGCGCCGTTGCTGCCGTTACCGAAGATCTGACGGCCCGTTTCAGTGCTGTCGATATTGTCCGCACCGCTTCAGCCGCACTTGGCGGCAAGGGCGGCGGCGGACGCCCGGATATGGCACAGGCCGGCGGCCCGGATGGCGCCAAGGCGCAGGAGGCCATCGAAGCGGTGGCTGCGGCACTGGCGGCCTGA
- a CDS encoding ATP-binding protein, translating to MQVGIDMGTLSGGQQAKLDIEELLATRLLVQGNSGSGKSHLLRRLLEQSAPWVQQVIIDPEGDFVTLSDRFGHVVVDGERTEAELAGIANRIRQHRVSCVLTLEGLDVEQQMRAAAAFLNGLFDADREFWYPVLVVVDEAQMFAPSVAGEVTEDARKASLGAMTNLMCRGRKRGLAGVIATQRLAKLAKNVAAEASNFLMGRTFLDIDMARAADLLGMDRRQAEMFRDLQRGNFVALGPALSRRPLPIVIGAVETSARSSSPKLMPLPDAPQDVEDLIFTPDPEEFTRAAVRRTPPAPRPTTDILAELSRSTPAAVGPTPEQSPRAGQPELTPEEREEKIGAVLVEILDDPQSAYRTDAVLYQDFLVRARMRRIPGTPMTLAEFRRQVAIARSGVDAAMAASEGWEKALELSMSVSDDLQGVFLLLVKAALGEEPCPSDARIARAYGTHSARRARRLLGYFEEKELVVVHADFSGKRIVAFPDLDAKTAPGDADAAEDDTRLAAE from the coding sequence TTGCAGGTCGGCATCGACATGGGGACCCTATCGGGCGGGCAGCAGGCCAAGCTCGATATCGAGGAATTGCTTGCGACGCGTTTGCTGGTGCAGGGCAATTCCGGTTCCGGCAAGTCGCATCTGCTGCGCCGGCTGCTGGAGCAATCGGCGCCATGGGTGCAGCAGGTCATCATCGATCCCGAGGGCGATTTCGTCACGCTTTCCGACAGGTTCGGCCATGTGGTGGTGGATGGCGAACGCACGGAAGCCGAGCTTGCCGGCATTGCCAACCGCATTCGCCAGCACCGCGTTTCATGCGTGCTGACGCTGGAAGGCCTTGATGTCGAACAGCAGATGCGGGCCGCAGCCGCCTTCCTCAACGGCCTGTTCGATGCCGACCGCGAATTCTGGTATCCCGTGCTTGTGGTGGTGGATGAGGCGCAGATGTTTGCGCCCTCCGTCGCCGGTGAGGTCACGGAAGATGCGCGCAAGGCGTCGCTGGGCGCCATGACCAATCTGATGTGCCGTGGCCGTAAGCGCGGTCTTGCCGGCGTCATCGCCACGCAGCGTCTGGCGAAGCTTGCCAAGAACGTGGCAGCGGAAGCCTCGAACTTCCTGATGGGCCGCACCTTTCTCGATATCGACATGGCGCGCGCGGCTGACCTTCTTGGCATGGACCGGCGACAGGCGGAAATGTTCCGCGATCTGCAGCGCGGCAATTTCGTGGCGCTCGGCCCGGCGCTCTCGCGCCGCCCGCTGCCCATCGTCATCGGGGCGGTGGAAACCTCGGCGCGTTCCTCCTCGCCGAAGCTGATGCCGTTGCCGGATGCACCGCAGGACGTGGAGGACCTGATCTTCACGCCGGACCCGGAAGAGTTCACGCGCGCAGCCGTGCGTCGCACGCCGCCCGCGCCGCGTCCGACCACGGACATTCTGGCAGAGCTCTCCCGTTCCACACCCGCCGCCGTCGGCCCTACACCGGAGCAATCGCCGCGTGCAGGTCAGCCGGAACTGACGCCGGAAGAGCGTGAGGAAAAGATCGGTGCGGTTCTTGTGGAAATTCTCGACGATCCGCAATCGGCCTATCGCACGGATGCCGTGCTTTATCAGGATTTTCTGGTGCGCGCCCGTATGCGTCGCATTCCCGGCACGCCGATGACACTGGCGGAATTCCGCCGGCAGGTGGCGATTGCCCGTTCCGGCGTGGATGCGGCGATGGCGGCAAGCGAAGGCTGGGAAAAGGCGCTGGAATTGTCCATGTCGGTTTCCGACGATCTGCAGGGGGTCTTCCTGCTGCTCGTCAAGGCGGCGCTGGGTGAAGAGCCTTGCCCGTCGGATGCCCGCATTGCCCGCGCCTATGGCACCCATTCCGCCCGCCGCGCGCGGCGCCTGCTCGGTTATTTCGAGGAGAAGGAGCTTGTGGTGGTGCATGCCGATTTCTCCGGCAAGCGCATCGTGGCGTTTCCCGATCTCGATGCAAAAACCGCACCCGGCGATGCGGATGCGGCTGAGGATGATACGCGGCTTGCGGCGGAGTAA
- a CDS encoding glutathione S-transferase family protein, which translates to MSELIFYTNPMSRGRIARWMLEEVGVPYKTEMLSFETSMKSPAYRLINPMAKVPAIKHGDTIVTEAAAICAYLADAFPGANLAPTPKARGLYYRWMFFVAGPLEMTVSMKAMGFEVPTDKLRMAGCGSYADVMNTLERAVSENRFIAGDLFTAADVYVGAHIGWGLHFGTIEKRPAFIDYMAHLTERPAFKRAAQLDEDAAKDLQATG; encoded by the coding sequence ATGAGTGAGTTGATCTTCTACACCAATCCCATGTCGCGCGGACGCATCGCGCGCTGGATGCTCGAAGAAGTGGGTGTTCCGTATAAAACGGAAATGTTGAGTTTCGAAACCTCAATGAAATCACCCGCTTACCGGCTGATAAACCCGATGGCCAAGGTGCCGGCCATCAAACATGGCGATACCATCGTCACCGAGGCGGCGGCTATCTGTGCTTATCTGGCCGACGCCTTTCCGGGTGCAAATCTTGCTCCGACACCGAAGGCGCGCGGACTTTATTATCGCTGGATGTTTTTCGTTGCCGGCCCCCTGGAAATGACGGTCAGCATGAAGGCGATGGGTTTTGAAGTACCGACCGACAAGCTGCGCATGGCGGGCTGCGGCAGCTATGCGGATGTGATGAACACGCTTGAGCGCGCCGTCAGCGAAAACCGCTTCATCGCCGGCGATCTCTTCACCGCGGCCGATGTTTATGTCGGTGCCCATATCGGTTGGGGGCTACACTTCGGCACGATCGAAAAACGCCCGGCCTTCATCGACTACATGGCGCATCTCACCGAACGCCCGGCCTTCAAGCGTGCCGCCCAGCTTGATGAAGATGCGGCGAAGGATCTGCAGGCAACCGGATAA
- the murI gene encoding glutamate racemase translates to MLKTNEAAADVLKPVLVFDSGIGGLTVLREARVLMPERGFIYVADDAGFPYGGWEEEALKTRILSLFETLLQDYSPEVCIIACNTAFTLAGADLRARFPDMTFVGTVPAIKPAAERTRSGLVSVLATPGTVKRAYTRDLIQSFATQCHVRLVGSENLARMAESWIRGEPVSDEAVLAEIEPCFIDSDGKRTDIVVLACTHYPFMANVFRRLAPWPVDWLDPAEAIARRARHLVPLPQDAEHPDGFDFAVFTSGKPDFATRRLMQGFGLSVSAA, encoded by the coding sequence ATGCTGAAGACGAATGAGGCCGCGGCCGATGTGCTGAAACCGGTGCTGGTGTTTGATTCCGGCATTGGCGGGCTGACTGTGCTGCGCGAAGCGCGCGTGCTGATGCCCGAGCGCGGTTTCATTTATGTGGCCGACGATGCGGGTTTTCCCTATGGCGGCTGGGAAGAGGAGGCGCTGAAGACGCGTATTCTCTCGCTCTTCGAAACGCTGCTACAGGACTACAGCCCGGAAGTCTGCATCATCGCCTGCAACACCGCCTTCACACTGGCCGGTGCCGATCTTCGCGCCCGGTTTCCGGACATGACCTTCGTCGGCACCGTTCCCGCCATCAAACCGGCTGCGGAGCGCACCCGCTCCGGCCTCGTCTCCGTGCTGGCGACGCCGGGTACCGTCAAGCGTGCCTATACGCGTGATCTCATCCAGTCCTTCGCCACACAGTGCCATGTCCGTCTCGTGGGCTCTGAAAATCTGGCGCGCATGGCGGAAAGCTGGATCAGGGGTGAGCCGGTTTCGGACGAGGCGGTTCTGGCTGAAATCGAACCCTGCTTCATCGACAGTGACGGCAAGCGCACCGATATCGTCGTTCTCGCCTGCACCCATTACCCCTTCATGGCCAATGTGTTTCGCCGGCTGGCACCCTGGCCGGTGGACTGGCTTGATCCGGCGGAGGCGATTGCAAGGCGGGCGCGCCATCTGGTGCCGCTGCCGCAGGATGCGGAACACCCCGATGGCTTCGACTTTGCCGTCTTCACATCGGGCAAGCCGGACTTCGCCACGCGGCGGCTGATGCAGGGGTTTGGGCTCAGCGTTTCGGCAGCCTGA
- a CDS encoding VOC family protein, producing MRFVNPIPFVRDIDRSKAFYRDRLDLRILRDFGDFVLFEGGFAIHEGRSLEETVWQAPSGMEEPYGRRNLLLYFEHADVDAAFLNISPHVELIHSVQEQAWGQRVFRFYDPDGHAIEVGEPLGQSHE from the coding sequence ATGCGCTTTGTAAATCCCATCCCTTTCGTGCGCGATATAGACCGCTCCAAGGCGTTTTATCGTGACCGGCTCGACCTCAGAATATTGCGGGACTTCGGGGATTTCGTTCTCTTTGAAGGCGGCTTTGCCATTCATGAGGGGCGGTCGCTTGAGGAGACGGTGTGGCAGGCACCATCCGGCATGGAAGAGCCCTATGGCAGGCGAAATCTGCTGCTCTATTTCGAGCACGCAGATGTGGATGCGGCTTTTCTAAATATCTCACCGCATGTGGAGCTTATTCATTCCGTGCAAGAGCAGGCCTGGGGGCAGAGAGTATTCCGCTTTTATGATCCGGACGGGCATGCAATCGAAGTTGGAGAACCGCTCGGCCAATCCCATGAATAG
- a CDS encoding RNA methyltransferase — protein sequence MAGTNSELELLAEGPAIILVEPQLGENIGMVARAMANFGLSELRLVNPRDGWPSEKARAAASKADHVIDGTKVFETLEEAIKDLNFVYATTARERYGFKPVRAPVTAADTLRAKFKAGEKTGILFGRERWGLTNEEVALADEIVTFPVNPAFASLNIAQAVLLMSYEWMKSGMDDLGETLFQSVEQRPSTKEQVFGLFEHIEEALDARGYFHPAEKKPKMVDNLRAVLSRRGFSEQEISVVRGVINSLDRFPRQWPKQAGRAAPSAEGANSERTGENAEDE from the coding sequence ATGGCAGGCACTAACAGTGAGCTTGAACTTCTGGCGGAAGGCCCGGCGATCATTCTGGTCGAACCGCAGCTCGGCGAAAATATCGGCATGGTGGCACGGGCGATGGCCAATTTCGGCCTTTCCGAACTGCGTCTGGTCAATCCACGTGATGGCTGGCCGAGCGAGAAGGCGCGTGCTGCCGCTTCCAAGGCCGATCATGTCATTGACGGCACCAAGGTATTCGAGACGCTGGAAGAGGCGATCAAGGATCTCAATTTCGTTTATGCCACGACGGCGCGCGAGCGTTACGGTTTCAAGCCGGTGCGCGCGCCGGTAACCGCTGCCGATACGCTCAGGGCAAAATTCAAGGCTGGCGAAAAGACCGGCATCCTGTTTGGGCGGGAGCGCTGGGGGCTGACCAATGAGGAAGTGGCGCTGGCCGACGAGATCGTGACCTTCCCCGTCAACCCCGCTTTTGCCTCGCTGAACATTGCGCAGGCTGTGCTGCTGATGTCTTATGAATGGATGAAATCAGGCATGGACGACCTGGGGGAGACGCTTTTCCAGTCCGTCGAGCAGCGACCTTCGACTAAGGAGCAGGTTTTCGGCCTGTTCGAACATATCGAGGAAGCGCTGGACGCGCGCGGTTATTTCCACCCTGCTGAAAAAAAGCCGAAAATGGTCGACAATCTGCGTGCCGTGCTGTCGAGACGGGGTTTTTCCGAGCAGGAAATCAGCGTTGTCCGCGGCGTGATCAATTCGCTCGACCGTTTCCCCCGGCAGTGGCCAAAGCAGGCAGGCCGGGCGGCGCCGTCGGCTGAGGGCGCCAATTCGGAGAGGACCGGGGAGAATGCTGAAGACGAATGA
- a CDS encoding GNAT family N-acetyltransferase translates to MRIRKVTATDIELLCPVFVDMERHYEGAGAIGEAAVRTRLGHFLQSGNGIMLVAVDDGARGILSMFEMFPGVALRPVWFMKELYVAEWARGRGVGEALIREAAKIVVEQGGSRLDFTTGRDNSGAQRFYSRVGANEVECAFLRFDEAALTRLAEQETELLPE, encoded by the coding sequence ATGCGAATCCGAAAAGTCACCGCGACCGATATCGAGCTGCTTTGCCCTGTGTTTGTCGATATGGAGCGGCATTACGAGGGGGCGGGCGCGATTGGTGAGGCGGCGGTGCGGACCCGTCTCGGACATTTTTTACAGTCCGGCAACGGTATCATGCTTGTCGCTGTCGATGACGGCGCTCGGGGCATTCTCTCTATGTTCGAGATGTTTCCTGGTGTCGCGCTGCGGCCGGTCTGGTTCATGAAGGAACTTTACGTTGCGGAATGGGCGAGGGGGCGTGGTGTCGGTGAAGCGCTGATCCGTGAGGCGGCAAAAATTGTCGTCGAACAGGGTGGTTCGCGGCTCGATTTCACGACGGGTCGCGACAATAGCGGCGCGCAACGGTTCTACAGCCGTGTTGGCGCAAACGAGGTGGAGTGTGCTTTCCTCCGCTTCGACGAGGCTGCACTTACGCGTCTTGCCGAGCAGGAGACGGAGCTCTTGCCAGAGTAG
- a CDS encoding LysE family translocator produces MPLENWLAFVAASAIMLAIPGPTILLVISYALGHGRKASTATVTGVALGDFTAMTASMLGLGALLATSAALFTGLKWIGAAYLIYLGIKLWRSPISGEGADGKGVTGRERPLKIFLHAYIVTALNPKSIVFFVAFLPQFLVPTLPFWPQVLIFEVTFLVLATVNAALYGLLASAARNTIRKPNVQRIVNRTGGGLLIGAGLIAFGWKRAVAP; encoded by the coding sequence ATGCCTTTGGAGAACTGGCTGGCCTTCGTGGCCGCATCCGCCATCATGCTCGCCATTCCGGGACCGACGATCCTGTTGGTGATTTCTTACGCGCTCGGCCATGGCCGCAAGGCGAGCACCGCGACGGTGACGGGCGTGGCGCTGGGTGATTTCACTGCCATGACGGCCTCAATGCTGGGGCTCGGCGCGCTGCTTGCCACATCGGCCGCTCTTTTCACCGGTCTGAAATGGATTGGCGCCGCCTACCTCATCTATCTCGGCATCAAGCTGTGGCGTTCACCGATCAGCGGCGAAGGCGCGGACGGCAAGGGTGTGACGGGCCGTGAAAGACCGCTCAAAATCTTCCTGCATGCCTATATCGTCACCGCGCTGAACCCGAAAAGCATCGTGTTTTTCGTCGCCTTCCTGCCGCAATTTCTGGTGCCGACATTGCCCTTCTGGCCGCAGGTGCTGATATTCGAGGTGACCTTCCTGGTGCTTGCCACCGTCAATGCCGCCCTTTATGGACTTCTGGCAAGTGCCGCCCGCAACACGATCCGCAAGCCGAATGTTCAGCGCATCGTCAACCGCACGGGTGGTGGTCTCCTGATCGGCGCCGGTCTCATTGCCTTTGGCTGGAAGAGGGCGGTCGCGCCGTAA
- a CDS encoding EamA family transporter produces the protein MALPHILLALITVFLWGFNFVAIKVGVTDMPPLFLTGVRYFFAAVPLVFFLPKPNVPWRHMIVYGMAMGFVQFGLLYPAIKLGLPAGLASLVMQSQAFFTLALAVVFLGERPLPSQIIGAIIAFGGLAVIGVERMTVAALVPLLMGVGSAIAWACGNIVNRRIGQVNAVSFVAWTSLVPVLPLILLSLVVEGPEAIAEGVLNATPTMALVVIYMAYGATIVGAGIWSYLLLRYPAGTVAPFSLLVPIVGFISAYLAFAEHITVFEVVGAALVIIGLMLNVFGRRLAFLRVSSGAA, from the coding sequence ATGGCATTGCCGCATATACTTCTCGCCCTGATCACCGTGTTTTTGTGGGGCTTCAACTTCGTCGCCATCAAGGTCGGCGTCACCGACATGCCGCCTTTGTTTCTGACGGGTGTACGTTATTTCTTTGCAGCCGTGCCGCTGGTATTCTTCCTGCCGAAACCCAATGTGCCGTGGCGGCATATGATCGTGTACGGCATGGCGATGGGCTTCGTGCAGTTCGGCCTGCTTTATCCGGCCATCAAGCTCGGCCTGCCGGCGGGGCTCGCTTCGCTCGTCATGCAGTCGCAGGCCTTCTTCACGCTGGCGCTTGCCGTGGTGTTTCTCGGCGAGCGGCCGTTGCCTTCACAGATCATCGGCGCGATCATTGCTTTTGGCGGGCTGGCGGTCATCGGCGTGGAACGCATGACGGTCGCAGCCCTGGTACCGCTTCTGATGGGCGTCGGCTCGGCCATTGCCTGGGCCTGCGGCAACATCGTCAACCGCCGCATCGGCCAGGTGAATGCGGTTTCCTTTGTCGCATGGACGAGCCTTGTGCCAGTTCTGCCGTTGATCCTGCTTTCGCTGGTGGTGGAAGGACCTGAAGCGATTGCGGAAGGCGTGCTCAATGCGACGCCGACGATGGCTCTCGTGGTGATCTACATGGCCTATGGTGCGACGATTGTCGGCGCGGGCATCTGGAGTTACCTGCTTCTGCGTTATCCGGCCGGAACGGTGGCGCCGTTTTCACTGCTGGTGCCGATTGTCGGTTTCATCAGCGCCTATCTCGCTTTCGCAGAGCATATCACCGTCTTTGAAGTGGTCGGCGCCGCATTGGTCATCATCGGGCTGATGCTGAATGTGTTCGGCAGACGGCTTGCATTTTTGCGGGTCTCGTCCGGGGCGGCTTAG
- a CDS encoding NADP-dependent isocitrate dehydrogenase, whose amino-acid sequence MAKIKVANPVVDLDGDEMTRIIWQLIKDKLILPYLDLDIEYYDLSVENRDATNDQVTVDAAHAIKKHGVGIKCATITPDEARVEEFGLKQMWKSPNGTIRNILGGVIFREPIICKNVPRLVPGWTKPIVVGRHAFGDQYKATDFKFPGKGKLTIKFVGEDGQVIEKDVFDAPSAGVALAMYNLDESIREFARASMMYGLMRKWPVYLSTKNTILKAYDGRFKDIFEEVYQTEFKAKFDEVGIIYEHRLIDDMVASALKWSGGYVWACKNYDGDVQSDTVAQGFGSLGLMTSVLLSPDGRTVEAEAAHGTVTRHYRQHQKGQETSTNSIASIFAWTRGLAHRAKLDDNAELAKFATTLETVCVDTVESGFMTKDLALLIGPDQPWLSTTAFLDKIDENLKKAMAA is encoded by the coding sequence ATGGCAAAGATCAAGGTAGCCAATCCAGTCGTTGATCTCGACGGCGACGAAATGACCCGTATCATCTGGCAGCTGATCAAGGACAAGCTGATCCTGCCTTACCTCGATCTCGATATCGAATATTACGACCTCTCGGTTGAAAACCGTGATGCCACCAACGACCAGGTCACCGTCGATGCGGCACACGCCATCAAGAAGCACGGCGTCGGCATCAAGTGCGCCACGATCACCCCGGATGAAGCCCGCGTTGAGGAATTCGGCCTGAAGCAGATGTGGAAGAGCCCGAACGGCACGATCCGCAACATTCTGGGCGGCGTCATCTTCCGCGAGCCGATCATCTGCAAGAACGTTCCGCGCCTCGTTCCCGGCTGGACCAAGCCGATCGTCGTCGGCCGCCACGCTTTCGGCGACCAGTACAAGGCAACCGATTTCAAGTTCCCCGGCAAGGGCAAGCTGACGATCAAGTTCGTTGGTGAAGACGGTCAGGTCATCGAGAAGGACGTCTTCGACGCTCCGAGCGCCGGCGTGGCACTTGCCATGTACAACCTCGACGAATCCATCCGCGAATTCGCCCGCGCATCGATGATGTACGGCCTGATGCGCAAGTGGCCGGTTTACCTGTCCACCAAGAACACCATCCTCAAGGCCTATGACGGTCGCTTCAAGGACATCTTCGAAGAAGTCTACCAGACCGAGTTCAAGGCGAAGTTCGACGAAGTCGGCATCATATATGAGCACCGCCTGATCGACGACATGGTTGCTTCCGCGCTGAAGTGGTCTGGCGGTTACGTCTGGGCCTGCAAGAACTACGATGGCGACGTTCAGTCCGACACGGTTGCCCAGGGCTTCGGCTCGCTCGGTCTGATGACCTCGGTTCTCCTGTCGCCGGATGGCCGCACGGTCGAAGCCGAAGCGGCACACGGCACGGTCACGCGCCACTACCGCCAGCACCAGAAGGGTCAGGAAACCTCGACCAACTCGATCGCTTCGATCTTCGCCTGGACCCGTGGCCTCGCCCACCGCGCCAAGCTGGACGACAATGCCGAACTCGCAAAATTCGCGACAACGCTCGAGACCGTCTGCGTCGACACCGTCGAAAGCGGCTTCATGACCAAGGATCTGGCCCTGCTCATCGGTCCGGACCAGCCCTGGCTCTCCACCACCGCGTTCCTCGACAAGATCGACGAGAACCTCAAGAAGGCGATGGCGGCTTAA